From one Rhodoferax sp. PAMC 29310 genomic stretch:
- a CDS encoding ABC transporter substrate-binding protein, whose protein sequence is MTTSTRNLSMAVLGTVVVLAACSKKEEAPVAVEAAPAVVAAAAQACGKVSVANMNWQSAEVLAHIDNIILTKGYGCDVELVPGDTMPTLTAMMEKGKPDVAPEAWINAVRQPLDAAVKAGTLHYAATALKDGGVEGIWMPKYIADANPTIKTIDDALKHPELFPSSENKGKGGLHNCPSGWNCQLTTGNAFKAYEAGKKGFVLIDTGSAAGLDGSIAKAYERKEGWLGYYWAPTSILGKYDMVKLDAGVPFDKDGFENCNSKADCDKPVKTDWAKSEVVTVVTDRFQKAGGPAYEYLAKRSWSNATVNQLLAWMSDNQATGADGAAHFLKGQPEVWADWVSPEVAAKIKASL, encoded by the coding sequence ATGACTACATCAACTCGCAATCTATCTATGGCCGTACTGGGAACTGTTGTGGTGCTTGCCGCCTGCAGCAAAAAGGAAGAAGCACCAGTGGCTGTAGAGGCTGCGCCAGCGGTTGTCGCTGCGGCTGCCCAAGCTTGTGGCAAAGTATCGGTTGCCAATATGAATTGGCAATCCGCTGAGGTGTTGGCTCACATTGACAACATCATTCTGACCAAAGGTTATGGCTGCGATGTTGAGCTCGTGCCCGGCGACACCATGCCGACCTTGACCGCGATGATGGAAAAAGGAAAGCCAGACGTCGCTCCTGAGGCTTGGATTAACGCGGTGCGCCAGCCATTGGATGCGGCAGTCAAGGCCGGCACCCTGCACTACGCAGCAACCGCACTGAAAGACGGCGGCGTCGAAGGCATCTGGATGCCAAAGTACATCGCGGACGCAAACCCCACCATCAAGACGATTGACGACGCCCTGAAGCACCCCGAGCTCTTCCCGTCATCTGAGAACAAAGGCAAAGGCGGCCTGCACAACTGTCCGTCCGGCTGGAATTGCCAACTGACGACCGGCAATGCTTTTAAAGCCTATGAAGCCGGCAAAAAAGGATTCGTCCTGATCGATACAGGTTCAGCAGCTGGTTTGGATGGCTCTATTGCAAAGGCCTATGAGCGCAAAGAAGGATGGCTGGGCTATTACTGGGCACCTACCTCTATCTTGGGCAAATATGACATGGTCAAGCTGGACGCAGGCGTTCCATTTGACAAGGATGGCTTTGAAAACTGCAACTCCAAGGCAGATTGCGACAAACCAGTCAAGACCGACTGGGCCAAGTCAGAAGTTGTGACCGTGGTGACCGATCGCTTCCAGAAGGCCGGAGGCCCTGCCTATGAGTACCTGGCGAAGCGCAGCTGGAGCAATGCCACTGTCAACCAATTGCTCGCATGGATGAGTGACAACCAAGCGACTGGTGCCGACGGCGCCGCTCACTTCCTGAAAGGTCAACCAGAAGTCTGGGCTGACTGGGTTTCTCCTGAAGTCGCTGCAAAGATCAAGGCATCGCTTTAA